In Candidatus Goldiibacteriota bacterium, the DNA window ATTCCAAGATCATCGCCGGGCATACCTTCTAATCCCGGTTCTGCCATCATATCCATTCCCATATCCATACCCGGTTCTTCCATCATATCCATACCGGGTTCTGCTTCCATACCGGGTTCTGCCATCATATCCATTCCGGGTTCTGCTTCCATGCCCGGTTCTGCCATTATATCCATTCCCGGGAATTCAGAACCCGATTCAGGAGCCAAAGGCGCTTCTATAACCGGCTCTGCAACAACAGGTGCTTTCTTAGGTGCTGCCTTTTTCTTTGCAACTTTCTTTTTAGCAGCAGGTTTCTTTTTTACAACCGTATATGGTTTTACGCGATATTGTTTAATTTCAGCTTTTGCATATCTGCTTTGCGGTATTATCTGGCCTTCCTGTCCTTCGCCAAGAAGGTAGCTGTCAACGACTTTAACGGCAGACATTCTGTCAAAAGACTGAACCACTTCCACCTGAACCTTGCCATACTTGCCTTCCACATAAAACTTATCCCCTACTTTAACGCCCTGGGCTTTGCCCATATCCACATATGAATACTGTTTATTGGCATCAGCAACGCCTATAATTTTGGCGGTAGCCTTAAAATCTGTCTTATTAGTTTTTGAAGAAAGGACTTCCTGAGATGCAAAAATGGTTATATTAAATATAAACAGGAAAACGCATGCAAACACTGCAGCAGATATTCTTTTCATGTATCCTCCAAAACTATACTTTATTTTAAGTGAGTAAAGCCATAATATATTATTTACATTTTATTGTCAATAAAAATTTTTATGAATTAAAATAGGGTTTCAAAGCCAGATACACGCCTTTAAAACCCTTTAAAAATATAGCGTTTTTACAGGTTAAAAAAGTTAAACAGTTTTTTTCTTTAACTCTTTCTTAATAATTTCCCACGCTTTTACCGAAGCTTTTCTTCTGTGAGAAACCATATTTTTTTGCGAAAACGTCATTTCAGCAAATGTCCTCTTCATCGGCGCATAGAAAAACACAGGGTCATAGCCAAACCCCTGTTTGCCCGTAACCGTTTCACTTATATACCCGTTTACCCTGCCTTCGGCAAAAGCTTCCCTGCCATCAGGGAAAACAATACAGATGACAGTTCTGAAAGATGCCTTTCTTTGCGCCTTTTTTACGCCGTGCATAAGTTTTAACAGTTTAAGATTGTTATCATTATAAG includes these proteins:
- the rdgB gene encoding RdgB/HAM1 family non-canonical purine NTP pyrophosphatase: MTEIILASNNKNKALEIAHIFKGKKVRVLTLDEIGFKGDIKETGETLAQNAAIKARAVRKMAKGRIIIADDSGLEVEYLAKAPGVYSARFAGPGCTYNDNNLKLLKLMHGVKKAQRKASFRTVICIVFPDGREAFAEGRVNGYISETVTGKQGFGYDPVFFYAPMKRTFAEMTFSQKNMVSHRRKASVKAWEIIKKELKKKTV